DNA sequence from the Candidatus Omnitrophota bacterium genome:
TTATGCCTTTACGGAACAGGGAGTTGCAATGTTATCAAGTGTACTTAACAGCAAGAGGGCGATAATGGTGAATATCAGCATAATGCGTGTTTTCTCAAAACTTAAACAATTAGCTCTCAGTCACAGCGAATTATTGAGAAAAGTTGAATCGCTGGAAAGAAAATATGGCGAACATGATAAGAAAATTGCAGTTATTTTTCAGGCGCTCAAGCAGTTGCTGGAGCCGCCGCCGGTTCCGCCGAAAAGGAAAATGGGATTTTGACAAATGAATAAATTAAACGAAACCGGAACGGGGCGTCTTAAAGAGGAGAAATCCATGTCTGATTTAGTGCCGATTGAAATAATAGCGAATAAGATTTTTTTAATTCGCGGACAAAAGGTGATGCTTGACAGGGATTTGGCTGAGCTTTACGGAGTTAAATCCATCCGATTGCGGGAACAGGTAAAGAGAAATATTAAGAGATTTCCG
Encoded proteins:
- a CDS encoding ORF6N domain-containing protein, encoding MSDLVPVEIIANKIFLIRGQKVMLSPDLAKLYSVEVRALVQAVKRNIERFPADFMFQINKDEFANLKSQFVISSWGGSRIMPYAFTEQGVAMLSSVLNSKRAIMVNISIMRVFSKLKQLALSHSELLRKVESLERKYGEHDKKIAVIFQALKQLLEPPPVPPKRKMGF